A genomic region of uncultured Paludibaculum sp. contains the following coding sequences:
- a CDS encoding YggS family pyridoxal phosphate-dependent enzyme — protein METLADRLAAVENRIAAACAAAGRPRGEVLLLAVTKVFPAQVLLDAYAAGMREFGENYVQEFEGKAPQLGPLPGARFHLIGHLQSNKSRKAGELFHVVQTVDTEKLARRLSELGRPLEVMIEVKLSEEEAKHGCAPEDLPALVAAIRTLPNLTLTGLMTMPPWSDDAELSRPYFRRLRELAREQGLNQLSMGMSHDLEVAIQEGATIVRVGTALFGKRKRI, from the coding sequence TTGGAGACGCTGGCTGACCGTTTGGCTGCCGTGGAGAATCGAATTGCCGCCGCCTGCGCGGCTGCGGGACGACCGCGTGGAGAGGTGTTGCTGCTGGCCGTCACGAAAGTCTTCCCGGCGCAGGTGCTGCTCGACGCCTATGCCGCGGGTATGCGTGAGTTCGGCGAAAACTACGTGCAGGAGTTCGAAGGCAAGGCGCCGCAATTGGGGCCGCTGCCGGGCGCGCGCTTCCACCTCATCGGGCACCTGCAGTCGAATAAAAGCCGCAAGGCCGGAGAGCTGTTTCACGTGGTCCAGACGGTCGACACCGAGAAACTGGCGCGGCGGTTGTCGGAATTGGGCAGGCCGCTGGAAGTCATGATCGAAGTGAAGCTCTCAGAAGAAGAGGCGAAGCACGGGTGCGCGCCGGAGGATCTGCCGGCTTTGGTTGCTGCTATCCGGACTCTGCCGAACCTGACGCTCACCGGTCTCATGACCATGCCGCCGTGGTCTGATGACGCGGAACTCTCCCGGCCTTACTTCCGCCGCCTGCGGGAACTGGCGCGGGAACAGGGCCTGAATCAACTGTCCATGGGTATGTCGCACGACCTGGAGGTGGCCATTCAAGAAGGTGCCACCATCGTACGTGTGGGTACAGCCCTATTCGGCAAGCGCAAGAGGATCTGA
- a CDS encoding thioredoxin domain-containing protein — protein MNRLMIAAMFAVSVSAQQRLVEGKPDSPVRVLIFEDLQCSDCAAFRIMLDEKLLPKYGSKVAFEHRDFPLPKHAWARPASIAARYLQSVDPAKAVKFRQQTMKAMGDIKPETFNDWLRKFCAANGVEGDKAVAALQDPALASLVQKDFEDGVARGIAHTPTALVNGAPFVETFTFEEISAGIDAALKENGVQ, from the coding sequence ATGAACCGCTTGATGATTGCCGCGATGTTCGCCGTTTCCGTGTCTGCTCAACAACGCCTGGTGGAAGGCAAGCCGGACAGCCCGGTGCGGGTGTTGATCTTCGAGGATCTGCAGTGCTCGGACTGCGCCGCCTTCCGCATCATGCTGGACGAGAAGCTACTGCCGAAGTATGGGAGTAAGGTCGCCTTCGAGCACCGCGATTTCCCTCTCCCCAAGCACGCCTGGGCACGTCCAGCGTCCATTGCCGCCCGCTATCTCCAGAGTGTCGACCCAGCCAAGGCCGTGAAGTTCCGCCAGCAGACCATGAAGGCCATGGGCGACATCAAACCCGAGACCTTCAACGATTGGCTGCGAAAGTTCTGCGCAGCCAATGGCGTGGAGGGGGACAAGGCCGTCGCGGCACTACAGGATCCTGCGCTGGCATCGCTGGTGCAGAAGGATTTTGAGGACGGCGTCGCGCGTGGCATCGCACACACACCTACAGCCCTCGTGAATGGCGCGCCCTTCGTTGAGACCTTCACCTTCGAGGAGATCTCGGCGGGGATCGACGCCGCCTTGAAGGAAAACGGAGTCCAATGA
- a CDS encoding 3-ketoacyl-ACP reductase: MSIKPVAIVTGASRGIGRGIALELARTHTVIGTYRGRRDAAESLQAECGADILQCDVGAPASRAELITYAVEKYGRIDLLVNNAGIAPRERKDILEASEEIFDEVLDTNLKGPYFLTQLAARQMIAQGSGRIVFVTSISAYTASIMRGEYCVSKAGLSMAVQLWAARLAPHNIQVFEVRPGIIRTDMIEKVKDAYEEKAKNGLLPQNRLGDPADVAKPIRAIADGLIDYGTGTVINADGGFHLRIL; encoded by the coding sequence ATGAGTATCAAACCTGTCGCCATCGTCACCGGCGCCTCGCGTGGCATCGGCCGCGGCATCGCGCTGGAACTGGCGCGCACCCATACAGTCATCGGCACCTATCGCGGTCGCCGCGATGCCGCCGAATCGCTCCAGGCGGAATGCGGAGCTGACATCCTCCAGTGCGACGTCGGCGCTCCTGCCAGCCGCGCCGAGCTCATCACCTATGCGGTGGAGAAGTACGGACGCATCGACCTGCTTGTGAACAATGCCGGCATCGCCCCACGAGAGCGGAAGGACATCCTGGAGGCAAGCGAGGAGATCTTCGATGAGGTGTTGGATACCAATCTGAAGGGACCGTACTTCCTCACCCAACTCGCCGCCCGCCAGATGATCGCGCAAGGCTCGGGCCGCATCGTCTTCGTCACATCGATCTCCGCTTATACGGCGTCCATCATGCGTGGGGAATATTGCGTATCCAAAGCCGGCTTAAGCATGGCCGTGCAATTGTGGGCCGCGCGCCTGGCTCCGCACAACATCCAGGTGTTCGAGGTGCGGCCGGGCATCATCCGCACCGACATGATCGAGAAGGTGAAAGACGCTTACGAGGAGAAGGCGAAGAACGGATTGCTGCCTCAAAACCGCCTGGGCGACCCGGCCGATGTCGCGAAACCAATCCGCGCCATTGCCGATGGGCTGATCGACTACGGCACCGGTACGGTGATCAACGCCGACGGCGGGTTCCATCTGCGGATTCTCTAG
- a CDS encoding MFS transporter, with translation MKKSFYGWWIVAAACFTFGLSTGIPYYNIGFFYDYIARDFGWTREQITLGFPLAAALTIWIGPLVIHRFSPRKLILIGTALTCVALVGFGHMPGVLWMYYGFWVLYTVGYFLSGPPPHQIMVSQWFRRNRGKAMAIVYVGVGLMGSLGSFLVKPLTEQFGYHVALTILGAMLFLSWPLVFFVLKDRPSDIGQNPDGDDRPPAEAAVVSRTFKELAASKAFWLLLLGSLCSIGSIGAVNFHMKFVFLDEGFAKGGEVDGAWRIASILILWSSIAGRLSIGYFSDRFSKKWVMFATYFIVAATIPLLLQVKPGADVFLYSFAILFGFGMGADYMMIPLMAADQFGVNSLARAMAVILPVNTIGQTWFPYFVSVLRRELGTYDRAMGVVLAVAFLGALSIALLPKQKSFSQAN, from the coding sequence ATGAAGAAATCCTTCTACGGCTGGTGGATCGTCGCCGCCGCCTGCTTCACTTTCGGCCTCTCGACGGGCATCCCGTACTACAACATCGGGTTTTTCTACGACTACATTGCACGCGACTTCGGCTGGACGCGCGAGCAGATCACCCTCGGTTTTCCGCTCGCCGCCGCCCTTACCATCTGGATTGGGCCGCTGGTCATCCACCGCTTCAGCCCACGTAAGCTAATTCTCATCGGTACAGCGCTCACGTGCGTTGCACTCGTCGGGTTTGGTCATATGCCCGGCGTGTTGTGGATGTACTACGGCTTCTGGGTACTCTACACGGTAGGCTACTTCCTTTCCGGCCCGCCGCCGCATCAGATCATGGTTTCGCAATGGTTCCGCCGCAATCGCGGCAAAGCCATGGCAATCGTGTACGTCGGCGTCGGCCTGATGGGTTCCTTGGGCAGCTTCCTGGTGAAGCCGCTGACTGAACAGTTCGGCTATCACGTCGCCCTGACGATTCTGGGTGCCATGCTCTTCCTGTCGTGGCCGCTGGTCTTCTTCGTACTGAAAGACCGCCCCTCGGATATCGGCCAGAACCCGGATGGCGACGATCGGCCGCCGGCCGAAGCCGCGGTAGTCTCCAGAACGTTCAAGGAACTGGCCGCCAGCAAGGCTTTTTGGCTGCTGCTTCTTGGCAGCCTCTGCTCCATCGGCTCCATCGGCGCCGTGAACTTTCACATGAAGTTCGTGTTCCTGGACGAAGGCTTCGCCAAGGGCGGAGAGGTCGACGGTGCGTGGCGTATCGCATCCATCCTCATTCTCTGGTCTTCCATCGCCGGCCGCCTTTCCATCGGCTACTTCTCTGATCGGTTTTCGAAGAAATGGGTGATGTTCGCCACATACTTCATCGTGGCCGCCACCATTCCGCTGCTGCTCCAGGTCAAGCCGGGTGCGGACGTCTTTCTCTACTCCTTCGCCATCCTGTTTGGCTTTGGCATGGGCGCCGACTACATGATGATCCCGCTGATGGCAGCCGATCAATTTGGCGTCAACTCACTGGCTCGCGCCATGGCGGTCATCCTGCCAGTGAACACGATTGGCCAGACGTGGTTCCCCTACTTCGTCTCGGTGCTGCGCCGCGAACTGGGTACATACGATCGGGCCATGGGCGTGGTGTTGGCCGTGGCTTTCCTGGGAGCGCTATCCATAGCCTTGCTACCGAAACAGAAGTCGTTCAGCCAGGCCAATTAA
- a CDS encoding sialidase family protein — MLLLALMMIVNPDGPAASAGPMRQPQVAAAHGQVAMAFGGPGAVYFAASADQGKSFGAPVKVADTPVLALGRHRGPRLAITDSALVITAVAGEKKDGGPHAHGLPADGNLLAWRSTDKGKTWSYVGPVNDEPGSAREGLHAMAAGPNGKIFAVWLDLRSKGTKLYGSQSNDGGKTWSKNVLVYESPSGTICQCCHPSAVIDAKGGIWVMWRNVIEGSRDLYVARSGDGVRFEAAAKQGVSTWKLDACPMDGGGLYVEGGKVTSAWRRESDIFVVEPGKPERRLAAGKDSAIAKGRGGAYVAWTRGTGGVEVLAPGGSEPKPLSPDGSFVSLTTLPDGTVLAAWETPRGIESRRLD; from the coding sequence ATGCTGCTACTTGCGTTGATGATGATAGTGAATCCCGATGGACCGGCCGCGAGTGCGGGACCGATGCGTCAGCCGCAGGTGGCCGCCGCCCACGGCCAAGTGGCCATGGCTTTTGGTGGTCCGGGCGCTGTCTACTTCGCGGCGTCGGCCGATCAGGGCAAGAGCTTCGGAGCCCCCGTGAAAGTGGCGGATACGCCTGTCCTCGCGCTGGGCCGGCATCGCGGACCTCGGCTGGCCATTACGGACTCCGCGCTCGTGATCACCGCCGTGGCCGGTGAAAAGAAGGACGGTGGGCCGCATGCCCACGGCCTTCCAGCGGACGGCAATCTGCTGGCCTGGCGCTCAACAGACAAAGGCAAGACCTGGAGCTACGTTGGTCCAGTCAATGACGAACCCGGCTCGGCTCGGGAAGGCCTACATGCCATGGCGGCGGGACCGAACGGCAAGATCTTCGCCGTATGGCTTGATCTGCGCTCCAAGGGTACGAAGCTCTACGGATCTCAGTCCAACGACGGAGGCAAGACATGGTCGAAGAATGTTCTCGTTTACGAATCGCCCAGCGGCACCATCTGCCAGTGCTGCCATCCCTCTGCCGTGATCGATGCCAAAGGCGGGATCTGGGTGATGTGGCGGAATGTCATCGAGGGGTCGCGCGATCTCTATGTGGCACGGTCCGGCGATGGCGTGCGCTTTGAGGCGGCTGCCAAGCAGGGAGTATCCACTTGGAAGTTGGATGCATGCCCGATGGATGGCGGAGGCTTGTATGTGGAGGGCGGGAAGGTCACGTCGGCCTGGCGCCGCGAGTCGGATATCTTCGTGGTGGAGCCTGGCAAGCCGGAGCGGCGGTTGGCTGCCGGCAAGGACTCGGCCATCGCCAAGGGGCGCGGAGGAGCCTACGTGGCCTGGACGCGCGGTACAGGTGGTGTTGAGGTTCTCGCCCCCGGAGGCTCCGAGCCGAAGCCGCTTTCGCCCGACGGCTCGTTCGTGAGTCTCACCACGCTTCCGGACGGCACTGTTCTGGCCGCCTGGGAGACCCCCAGAGGGATCGAATCGCGGCGTCTGGACTAA
- a CDS encoding TonB-dependent receptor, with protein MRLCPIALLFSVFIALCGSAQENISYASVSGRVTDPSGLVVEGAAISVRRVETNQTTAMVTGRDGRFRFPYLRPGQYELTAEQKGFTRVTQTVTLSVGAAFELPISLHLSGSETSVNVSSEAGLIEAGRSQVAGTVPQAEIEHLPLNGRNFSDIALLVPGVSPTNTASTQLFPETSAVPGQGLSIASQRNFSNSFIVDGLSANDDAAGLGGMLYSVDAVNNFQVVTSGGQAEFGRALGGYVNVVTKSGTNQMHGDLYGYFRNQRLNASNALSGTKLPLTQAQYGASLGGPLVADRTFYFANFEQRNLNQSGLVTIPPANVAAVNARLDATGYEGPRLVTGVYSNPVRLTNVVGKVDHQFRPTDQFSLRFSLYDVSSSNTRGAGGLSAVTAAAGLENTDYNVAASNIATLSARLVNETRGQFTSSSLAAEPNDIYGPAVSIAGVASFGRLSGSPTGRRNKLYELVDNVSYQSGAHAIRAGANLLYNSTTITFPRTLRGSYSFSSLANFVNGVYNNAGFTQTFGNTVIPQSNPNAGFYVQDEWKLTPRLTLNIGLRYDLQFLESIRTDTNNVSPRAGFAWSPFASRRTVVRGSFGLFYDRVPLRALANALLSSGNTTAVTSASQISVSLSPTQAGAPVFPNVIGALPSSVLANFSTMDPNMQNAYSTQGSVEVEHQLGVHGTLSVGYEHLRGLHLIVSMNQNVPTCVASGTNNGCRPNPTYANNTQYVPGADSRYDGLHVSFVQRPTRWGSYRVSYTYSKAMANVGEFFFSSPIDQYNIWQDWGRSDDDQRHRVVFHGSIHSPMGPSKSIWQMLSHGFQLGGMLQYYSALPFNITAGSNTVQGTAARPMVNGAFIPRNAGSGFDLLNLSLRLSRAFQLSDRLRLEAIGESFNSTNRTNGVTLNGVFGAGAYPTNPSPSFGQITSVADPRTMQLALRISF; from the coding sequence ATGCGATTGTGCCCGATTGCCTTGTTATTCTCCGTATTCATAGCCCTGTGCGGGTCCGCGCAGGAGAACATCAGCTATGCCAGTGTCAGCGGACGCGTAACCGACCCGTCGGGTCTCGTTGTGGAAGGCGCCGCCATCAGCGTGCGACGGGTGGAGACGAACCAGACCACAGCCATGGTGACCGGCCGCGACGGCCGGTTCCGGTTTCCCTACTTGCGGCCTGGTCAGTACGAGCTCACGGCCGAGCAGAAGGGCTTCACTCGGGTGACTCAGACAGTCACGCTCAGCGTGGGTGCGGCGTTTGAGTTGCCCATCAGCCTGCACCTGAGCGGCTCCGAAACCAGCGTGAACGTGAGTTCCGAGGCTGGATTGATCGAAGCGGGCCGGAGCCAGGTGGCGGGCACCGTGCCACAGGCCGAAATCGAACACCTGCCACTGAACGGCCGCAACTTCTCCGATATCGCTCTGCTGGTGCCCGGAGTCTCGCCCACCAATACGGCCAGCACGCAGCTCTTCCCCGAGACGTCGGCCGTGCCTGGACAAGGGCTCTCCATCGCCAGCCAGCGCAATTTCTCAAACAGCTTCATCGTCGATGGTCTCAGCGCCAACGACGACGCGGCCGGCTTGGGCGGCATGCTCTATAGCGTGGACGCTGTCAACAATTTCCAGGTGGTCACCTCCGGCGGCCAAGCCGAGTTCGGCCGCGCACTGGGCGGCTACGTCAACGTTGTCACCAAGAGCGGCACTAATCAGATGCACGGCGATCTCTACGGCTACTTCCGCAACCAGCGCCTTAACGCCAGCAATGCGCTGTCGGGCACAAAGCTGCCGCTGACGCAGGCGCAGTATGGAGCGAGCCTGGGTGGGCCGCTGGTGGCCGACCGCACGTTCTACTTCGCCAATTTCGAGCAGCGCAATTTGAACCAGTCTGGGCTGGTGACGATCCCGCCAGCGAACGTTGCAGCTGTGAACGCGCGTCTCGACGCCACGGGTTACGAGGGACCGCGTCTCGTCACCGGAGTGTATTCGAATCCCGTTCGCCTGACCAATGTGGTCGGCAAAGTCGATCACCAGTTCCGGCCGACCGATCAATTCAGCCTGCGCTTCAGTCTTTACGATGTCAGCAGCAGCAACACGCGCGGAGCGGGCGGCCTCAGCGCGGTGACCGCGGCGGCCGGACTCGAGAACACGGACTATAACGTGGCCGCCAGCAATATCGCTACGCTATCGGCCCGGCTCGTGAACGAGACTCGCGGCCAATTCACGTCCAGTAGCCTGGCTGCGGAGCCGAACGACATCTACGGCCCGGCGGTGAGCATCGCCGGTGTCGCCAGTTTCGGCCGGCTCTCGGGGTCGCCAACGGGGCGGAGGAACAAGCTCTATGAGCTGGTGGACAACGTGTCCTACCAATCCGGAGCGCACGCCATACGCGCCGGCGCCAATCTGCTCTACAACTCCACGACCATCACCTTCCCCAGGACCCTGCGCGGCAGCTACTCCTTCTCCTCCCTCGCGAACTTTGTGAACGGCGTCTACAACAATGCCGGCTTCACGCAGACCTTTGGCAATACGGTGATTCCTCAGTCGAACCCGAATGCCGGATTCTATGTGCAGGATGAATGGAAGCTGACCCCGCGCCTGACACTGAATATCGGTTTGCGCTACGATCTGCAGTTCCTGGAATCGATCCGCACTGACACGAACAACGTGTCGCCGCGGGCTGGCTTTGCCTGGTCGCCCTTCGCCTCCCGGCGCACGGTGGTGCGTGGCAGTTTCGGACTCTTCTACGACCGTGTGCCGCTGCGCGCGCTAGCCAACGCCTTGCTCTCCAGCGGCAATACCACGGCGGTCACCAGCGCGAGCCAGATCAGCGTGAGCCTGAGCCCCACGCAGGCCGGCGCGCCGGTGTTTCCGAATGTGATCGGCGCCCTGCCGTCGTCCGTGCTGGCCAACTTCTCCACCATGGATCCGAACATGCAGAACGCCTACTCAACGCAGGGCAGCGTCGAGGTGGAGCACCAACTGGGAGTTCACGGCACGCTCAGCGTAGGCTACGAGCATCTGCGTGGCCTGCATCTCATCGTGTCGATGAATCAGAACGTGCCTACCTGCGTGGCCTCCGGTACGAATAACGGATGCCGCCCGAATCCCACCTATGCCAACAACACGCAGTATGTGCCGGGCGCCGATTCACGGTACGACGGACTGCACGTCTCGTTCGTTCAGCGGCCCACGCGTTGGGGCAGTTATCGCGTGTCGTACACCTACTCGAAGGCCATGGCCAATGTTGGCGAGTTCTTTTTCAGCTCGCCCATAGACCAATACAACATCTGGCAGGACTGGGGCCGCTCGGACGACGATCAGCGGCATCGCGTGGTCTTCCACGGCAGTATCCATTCACCCATGGGGCCCTCCAAGTCGATCTGGCAGATGCTGAGCCACGGATTCCAACTTGGTGGAATGCTGCAATACTATTCCGCCCTTCCGTTCAACATCACTGCCGGCAGCAACACTGTGCAAGGTACGGCGGCAAGGCCCATGGTGAATGGGGCCTTCATCCCGCGCAACGCCGGAAGCGGCTTCGATTTATTGAATCTCAGCCTGCGGTTGAGCCGCGCATTCCAGCTTTCCGATCGCCTGCGTCTGGAAGCCATTGGGGAGAGCTTCAATTCGACGAACCGGACCAATGGAGTTACGCTGAATGGAGTCTTTGGGGCGGGCGCGTATCCAACCAATCCGTCGCCCTCATTTGGACAGATAACCTCGGTGGCCGATCCGCGGACTATGCAGTTGGCGCTACGGATCTCGTTCTAG
- the xseA gene encoding exodeoxyribonuclease VII large subunit, whose product MEQLTLGSTPSVFTVTEVSAAIHRLLTGAFDDVRVSGEISGYKVWTSGHAYFTLKDSGAQLRCVLFKNTLRYLRFKPNDGIAVIARGSIEVRQERGEYQLIVSSLEPQGVGALQLAFEQLKARLSSEGLFASERKRPLPAFPRRIGIVTSPRGAVIRDMLTVLRRRFPGLHIRLFPTPVQGEGSIDGICEGLLHFAETGWPDVIIVGRGGGSIEDLWTFNEEAVARAIVACPMPVVSAVGHETDFTIADFVADLRAPTPSAAAELIVRNRADVLTALDTTAHRAGRAIYFRLSQASRRLHEQGIQRAANLLQRRIARLGQRLDDADQRLRQHDPRTRLAVSRRRLDTAVHAIEDKMRRRLLTSTQRLQAAAQPLPELMRRRLVAASLRLTPLDARLQALSPVGVLDRGYAIVQRPDGAIVRSAADAPPGTLLEIRLRKDRIHATVDPLALDEASSSQE is encoded by the coding sequence ATGGAACAACTCACGCTCGGCTCCACGCCTTCTGTATTCACCGTTACCGAAGTCTCCGCCGCCATCCACCGGTTGCTCACCGGCGCCTTCGATGACGTCCGTGTGTCGGGCGAGATTTCCGGCTACAAGGTTTGGACATCCGGTCATGCCTACTTCACGCTCAAGGACTCCGGCGCGCAGCTCCGCTGTGTCCTCTTCAAGAACACGCTCCGCTATCTGCGTTTCAAGCCCAACGACGGCATTGCCGTCATCGCCAGGGGTTCGATTGAGGTACGGCAAGAGCGTGGTGAGTACCAGCTCATCGTTTCCTCTCTTGAGCCACAAGGCGTCGGGGCGCTGCAACTCGCTTTCGAGCAGCTGAAGGCGCGTCTGTCGTCCGAAGGACTCTTTGCCTCGGAGCGCAAGCGGCCGCTGCCGGCCTTCCCTCGCCGCATCGGCATCGTCACTTCTCCCCGTGGGGCCGTGATCCGCGACATGCTGACCGTTCTGCGGCGGCGTTTCCCGGGGCTCCACATCCGCCTGTTCCCCACGCCCGTCCAGGGTGAGGGTTCCATTGACGGCATCTGCGAGGGGCTGCTTCATTTCGCGGAGACCGGCTGGCCTGACGTGATCATCGTGGGCCGCGGCGGTGGGTCGATTGAAGATCTCTGGACATTCAATGAAGAGGCGGTGGCGCGAGCCATCGTCGCCTGCCCGATGCCCGTGGTCTCCGCCGTGGGCCACGAGACGGATTTCACGATCGCTGACTTTGTCGCGGACTTGCGGGCGCCCACTCCATCGGCCGCGGCCGAACTCATCGTCCGCAACCGAGCCGATGTGCTGACCGCCCTGGACACTACTGCTCATCGGGCCGGCCGCGCCATCTACTTTCGGCTCAGCCAGGCGTCCAGACGTCTGCACGAGCAAGGCATTCAGCGGGCAGCCAATCTGCTGCAGCGGCGCATCGCCCGGTTGGGCCAACGGCTGGATGACGCCGATCAGCGGTTGCGCCAGCACGACCCTCGCACGCGTCTAGCCGTCAGCCGGCGGAGGCTCGACACCGCTGTACACGCCATCGAGGACAAGATGCGGCGCCGGCTACTCACGAGCACGCAGCGGCTGCAGGCCGCGGCGCAGCCACTTCCCGAATTGATGCGCCGCCGTCTCGTGGCCGCGTCGCTGCGTCTGACACCGCTGGACGCCAGGCTCCAGGCGCTCAGCCCGGTGGGTGTCCTCGACCGCGGGTACGCCATTGTTCAGCGGCCCGATGGTGCGATTGTGAGATCGGCCGCGGACGCGCCGCCCGGCACCCTGCTGGAGATACGCCTGCGCAAGGACAGAATCCACGCTACTGTGGATCCGCTGGCGCTCGATGAAGCCTCAAGCAGTCAGGAGTAG